One genomic region from Leguminivora glycinivorella isolate SPB_JAAS2020 chromosome 8, LegGlyc_1.1, whole genome shotgun sequence encodes:
- the LOC125228916 gene encoding LOW QUALITY PROTEIN: apoptosis inhibitor 5 (The sequence of the model RefSeq protein was modified relative to this genomic sequence to represent the inferred CDS: inserted 1 base in 1 codon; deleted 2 bases in 1 codon), whose translation MSSDNIEKLYQNYGILADAKEDISKHEKEYTEILAAVKGSDKEKRLASQFIAKFFNSFPNLAEQAIEAQFDLCEDDDVAIRKQAIKDLPTLCKDNKEHTQRIADILAQLLQSDDATEINIVHNSLVTIVKSDPKGALVGLFSQIHQNTETEVVNEIVRERCIKFLATKVKQLGREIINKEVEEIIITECKKILEDVVAEEFEHIMELLTWSRLGKTPAGKKELVQIVAALAFXPDDWHPEETEHIERIIQCTQHALPLFSPQVDSTQFVNFFCDYVLPKWNEIASPEGGSDYKLELLKIFAEITEHCGELEKPQEKIDRVYDLLINYLPEAPVEEENTEKSENSEPKPEESKSTPSLQFSHVECALFALHSLCRKAPEALSADSARLKALRLRLQYTARLTQGYIKKLKEVTKDKKGDEANSEENKLKVVALKTTSNINTLIRDIFRSPPSFKSRVQLSFLSKKTEKEEKQSDTPTDKQSPPKRHRPITFDNGHEKSSPQKRARSGERNQKMYTPPSGKYSSRLNSGRYQGPARGRGGYRRDFRNSGAPFRRRSNY comes from the exons ATGTCGTCCGATAACATTGAAAAACTGTATCAAAATTACGGTATATTAGCTGATGCCAAAGAAGACATCTCCAAA caTGAAAAGGAGTACACGGAAATATTGGCCGCTGTGAAAGGTTCAGATAAGGAAAAAAGATTAGCGTCTCAATTCATTGCGAAATTCTTCAACAGCTTTCCTAACCTCGCAGAGCAAGCTATAGAAGCTCAATTTGATCTCTGCGAAGACGATGATGTGGCC ATACGTAAACAAGCCATTAAAGATTTGCCGACCCTTTGTAAAGATAATAAGGAGCACACTCAAAGAATCGCTGACATCTTGGCACAACTGCTTCAATCCGATGATGCTACTGAGATCAATATTGTCCATAATTCTTTGGTCACAATAGTAAAGAGTGACCCGAAAGGTGCCTTAGTGGGACTCTTTTCCCAAATACATCAGAATACCGAGACAGAGGTGGTTAATGAGATTGTCCGAGAGAGATGCATCAAGTTTTTGGCCACGAAAGTCAAACAGCTTGGAAGGGAGATTATAAACAAGGAGGTTGAAGAAATCATTATTACAGAGTGCAAGAAAATACTTGAG GATGTGGTGGCTGAAGAGTTTGAACACATTATGGAGCTCTTGACGTGGTCAAGGCTTGGTAAAACCCCAGCAGGCAAGAAGGAGCTGGTGCAGATTGTGGCAGCACTGGCCT TCCCCGATGATTGGCACCCTGAAGAAACGGAACACATTGAAAGAATCATACAATGCACTCAACATGCTTTGCCACTGTTTTCG CCCCAAGTGGATTCCACACAGTTTGTGAACTTCTTCTGCGACTATGTGCTACCAAAGTGGAATGAAATCGCTTCACCAGAAGGAGGTTCAGATTACAAGCTGGAACTACTGAAGATATTCGCAGAAATCACTGAACATTGTGGAGAGTTGGAGAAGCCCCAGGAGAAGATTGACAGAGTTTATGATTTACTTATT AACTATTTGCCCGAAGCGCCTGTTGAG GAGGAAAATACTGAAAAATCTGAGAATTCAGAACCTAAACCTGAAGAAAGCAAGTCCACCCCGTCACTGCAGTTCTCTCACGTCGAGTGTGCCTTGTTCGCCCTTCACTCGCTCTGCCGGAAAGCACCGGAGGCCCTCAGTGCTGATTCAGCAAGGCTGAAGGCGCTTCGACTGCGTCTACAGTATACGGCACGGTTGACTCAAGGATATATTAAAAAGCTGAAGGAAGTTACTAAG GATAAGAAGGGAGATGAAGCTAATTCTGAAGAAAATAAGCTCAAGGTTGTAGCGTTGAAGACGACGTCCAACATCAATACGTTGATCCGCGATATATTCCGGTCGCCGCCCAGTTTCAAGAGCAGAGTGCAGCTATCATTCTTGTCTAAGAAGACTGAAAAAGAG GAGAAACAGTCAGACACCCCGACAGACAAGCAGTCACCACCCAAAAGACACAGACCCATCACATTCGACAACGGCCATGAAAAATCATCACCACAAAAACGTGCCCGGAGCGGAGAACGAAACCAAAAGATGTACACCCCGCCCTCCGGCAAGTACAGCTCGAGACTCAACTCTGGCCGCTACCAGGGACCGGCTCGCGGCCGCGGCGGCTACCGGCGCGACTTCCGGAACAGTGGCGCGCCCTTCCGGAGGCGCAGCAATTACTAA